The following proteins come from a genomic window of Mammaliicoccus sp. Marseille-Q6498:
- the treC gene encoding alpha,alpha-phosphotrehalase, whose protein sequence is MAVSDWKKSVVYQIYPKSFNDTTGNGQGDLNGIIEKLPYLQTLGVDYVWLTPIYESPMNDNGYDISDYYQINPDFGTKEDVERLLDEAHKLGIKVMLDIVINHTSTSHRWFVESRKSKDNPYRDYYIWKEGPKDQPPTNWESKFGGNAWTYDEQTKSYYLRLFDVSQADLNWENKQLKEEIYEMINYWIDFGIDGFRFDVINLISKGAFENSEAIGKEFYTDGPKVHEYLHELNRNTFGDKEIMTVGEMSSTTIENCIKYTNPNRKELSSVFNFHHLKVDYKNGEKWSDMRFDFIELKRILMDWQVNIAKGNGWNAIFWCNHDQPRVVTRFGDDTTEENRVKSGKMLAISLHMLQGTPYIYQGEEIGMTDPKFTSIDEYRDVESLNAYRNLKSQGLDEDTIMKVIGQKSRDNSRTPIQWRNDTQAGFTTGTPWIGIPDNYKHINVEAALEDKSSIFYTYKKLIEIRHEHDIVTYGEVEPLYMEHPDLFIYKRRLNDEEWLVIANYANHEVDIPEDIDMEGEIIVTNSDLNGSVLQPYDAFVVRLGKI, encoded by the coding sequence ATGGCAGTTTCTGATTGGAAAAAATCAGTCGTTTATCAAATTTATCCAAAGTCTTTCAATGATACAACAGGTAATGGTCAAGGTGATTTAAATGGCATCATTGAAAAATTGCCTTATTTACAAACGTTAGGTGTAGACTATGTTTGGCTAACGCCTATTTATGAGTCGCCAATGAATGATAATGGATACGATATTAGTGATTATTATCAAATTAATCCTGATTTTGGTACGAAAGAAGATGTTGAAAGATTACTTGATGAGGCACATAAATTAGGAATTAAAGTGATGTTGGATATTGTGATTAATCATACTTCTACATCACATCGATGGTTTGTGGAATCACGTAAATCTAAAGATAATCCTTATCGTGATTATTACATTTGGAAAGAAGGGCCTAAAGATCAACCGCCAACAAATTGGGAGTCAAAGTTCGGTGGTAATGCTTGGACGTATGATGAACAAACGAAAAGTTACTATTTAAGATTATTTGATGTATCTCAAGCTGATTTAAATTGGGAGAACAAACAACTTAAAGAAGAAATTTACGAAATGATTAATTATTGGATTGATTTTGGGATAGATGGCTTTAGATTTGATGTGATTAATCTTATATCTAAAGGAGCTTTTGAAAATTCTGAAGCAATTGGAAAAGAATTTTATACAGACGGTCCCAAAGTTCATGAATATCTACATGAGTTGAATAGAAACACTTTTGGTGATAAAGAAATTATGACAGTAGGAGAAATGTCATCAACAACGATTGAAAATTGTATTAAATATACGAATCCTAATCGTAAAGAACTGAGTAGTGTATTTAATTTTCATCATTTGAAAGTTGATTATAAAAATGGTGAAAAATGGTCGGATATGAGATTTGACTTTATTGAATTGAAACGTATTTTGATGGATTGGCAAGTGAATATTGCTAAAGGGAATGGATGGAATGCAATTTTTTGGTGCAACCATGATCAACCGAGAGTAGTTACACGATTTGGCGATGACACGACAGAAGAGAATAGAGTGAAGTCTGGAAAAATGTTGGCCATTTCATTGCACATGCTACAAGGAACCCCTTATATTTACCAAGGTGAAGAAATAGGTATGACAGATCCTAAATTCACTTCTATTGATGAATACCGAGATGTTGAGTCGCTGAATGCATATCGGAATTTGAAGTCGCAAGGTCTTGATGAAGATACGATTATGAAAGTTATCGGACAAAAGTCTAGAGATAATTCGAGAACACCGATTCAATGGCGAAACGATACGCAAGCTGGATTTACAACAGGGACACCTTGGATAGGCATACCTGATAATTATAAACATATTAACGTAGAAGCCGCGCTTGAAGACAAATCGTCAATATTCTACACTTATAAAAAGTTGATTGAAATACGTCATGAACACGACATTGTAACTTATGGTGAAGTGGAACCACTTTACATGGAACATCCGGATTTGTTTATATATAAAAGACGTTTAAACGATGAAGAATGGCTAGTTATAGCAAATTATGCCAATCACGAAGTAGACATACCTGAAGATATTGATATGGAAGGCGAAATAATCGTTACAAATAGTGATTTGAATGGGAGTGTATTACAACCATATGATGCTTTTGTTGTGAGATTAGGAAAAATTTAA
- a CDS encoding dipeptide epimerase, protein MFITDIKYYRYGTPLKKTFKTALRTVDKIESIYVFIETNYDGIVGVGEAVPTYVITGDTKGGIEAAIEEVFKPLLINKQLSVDLLDQLDEVLVGNTSAKAAIDIALYDLLAQKDEVPLYQYLNHYLGNKSLETCYTVSLNDADEMVNDGLQYVNDGFKHLKIKVGKDNVETDLNRLKALRKALPEDVILSVDANQAWNEEGAKYALEHFEKANLNIESIEQPVARHEFSLLGELTQKYQIPVMADESLFGVYDANRLVEVGANNLWNIKLMKTGGLHQALKIHEIAEEQGISCMVGCMMETHVSVTAALHFSLAANQVERVDFDAPLMVKERQVEGGIQYAGSKVTPAEGYGLGIDREMLFKKVSS, encoded by the coding sequence ATGTTTATCACAGATATAAAATATTACAGGTATGGAACACCTTTGAAGAAAACTTTTAAAACGGCTTTAAGAACAGTTGATAAGATTGAAAGTATATATGTATTTATAGAAACCAATTATGATGGGATAGTAGGCGTAGGTGAAGCGGTTCCGACTTATGTTATAACTGGTGATACTAAAGGTGGTATTGAAGCGGCGATTGAGGAAGTGTTTAAGCCTTTATTAATTAACAAACAATTGTCAGTAGATTTATTAGATCAACTAGATGAGGTTTTAGTAGGGAACACGAGTGCAAAAGCGGCGATAGATATTGCGTTATATGATTTATTAGCTCAAAAAGATGAAGTTCCTTTATATCAATATTTAAATCATTACCTAGGAAATAAATCGTTAGAAACGTGTTATACAGTTAGCTTAAATGATGCTGACGAAATGGTGAATGACGGTTTACAATATGTGAATGATGGATTTAAACATTTGAAAATCAAAGTAGGAAAAGACAATGTTGAAACAGATTTAAATAGATTGAAAGCATTAAGAAAGGCCTTGCCTGAAGATGTCATTTTAAGTGTAGACGCTAACCAAGCTTGGAATGAAGAAGGTGCGAAATATGCTTTGGAACATTTTGAGAAAGCAAATTTAAACATTGAAAGCATCGAACAGCCTGTAGCAAGACATGAATTTTCATTATTAGGTGAATTAACGCAGAAATATCAAATTCCAGTAATGGCAGATGAGAGTTTGTTTGGCGTTTATGATGCGAATCGTTTAGTTGAAGTTGGTGCGAATAATTTGTGGAATATCAAGTTAATGAAGACAGGCGGTCTACATCAAGCGTTAAAAATACATGAAATTGCAGAGGAACAAGGCATATCATGTATGGTTGGATGTATGATGGAAACACATGTGTCTGTTACTGCGGCATTACATTTTAGTTTGGCAGCAAATCAAGTAGAGCGTGTAGACTTTGATGCGCCTTTAATGGTGAAAGAAAGACAAGTTGAAGGTGGCATACAGTATGCAGGTTCAAAAGTAACACCAGCTGAAGGTTATGGATTAGGTATAGACCGAGAAATGCTATTTAAGAAGGTGAGTTCATGA
- the recR gene encoding recombination mediator RecR — MFYPEPISKLIDSFMKLPGIGPKTAQRLAFHVLDMKEDDVVLFAKSLVDVKRELTYCETCGHITDVSPCHICQDKQRDRSVICVVQDSKDVIAMEKMREYSGLYHVLHGAISPMEGIGPEDINVPSLLERLKNDEVNEIILATNPNIEGESTAMYISRLVKPIGIKTTRLAHGLPVGGDLEYADEVTLSKAITGRTEI; from the coding sequence ATGTTTTATCCTGAACCAATATCTAAGTTAATAGATAGTTTTATGAAATTACCAGGCATTGGTCCGAAGACAGCTCAACGTTTGGCTTTTCATGTTTTAGATATGAAGGAAGATGATGTAGTACTATTTGCTAAATCATTAGTTGATGTGAAACGAGAGTTAACATATTGTGAAACTTGTGGACATATAACGGATGTATCTCCGTGCCATATATGCCAAGATAAACAAAGAGATCGATCTGTTATTTGTGTGGTACAAGATTCTAAAGACGTAATAGCAATGGAAAAAATGCGTGAGTATAGTGGTTTATATCATGTATTACATGGTGCTATATCTCCTATGGAAGGAATCGGTCCGGAAGATATAAATGTTCCTTCACTCCTTGAACGCTTAAAGAATGATGAAGTGAATGAAATTATATTGGCGACGAACCCTAATATAGAAGGTGAGTCTACAGCTATGTATATATCTAGACTTGTTAAACCTATTGGAATAAAAACTACAAGACTAGCACACGGATTACCGGTTGGTGGAGATTTAGAATATGCAGATGAAGTAACGCTTTCTAAAGCAATAACTGGTAGAACGGAAATTTAA
- a CDS encoding serine hydrolase: protein MSFLTHELIDHDDVSIEFRNESSTILTNHHHDKIFESASLIKLPIMIYIFNHLDKEARLENIEIPSKVGGSGVLQHMNVHQLSINDLISLMIIVSDNTATNTLIHHFGLHHINAFIKDTLKCTDTTLNRFMMDDIAISEGKQNVTTAEEMIKMLHYITQHTDSEEMMEIMRNQHLNDKASIYKSFYEDTFTFYTKTGEYGNVINDVGIIQHDGHYYFYSFLSNTNNPEKAIDFSHNFGSYMIQSILKL, encoded by the coding sequence ATGTCATTTTTAACTCACGAATTAATAGACCACGATGATGTTTCAATAGAATTCAGAAATGAAAGCTCAACAATATTGACTAACCATCATCACGACAAAATATTCGAATCTGCAAGTTTAATTAAATTACCTATTATGATTTATATTTTTAATCATTTAGATAAAGAAGCAAGATTAGAAAATATAGAAATCCCTTCAAAAGTTGGTGGAAGTGGTGTATTACAGCACATGAATGTTCATCAACTCAGCATCAATGATCTCATATCTCTGATGATTATTGTTTCAGACAATACGGCTACAAACACTTTGATACACCATTTCGGTTTGCATCATATCAATGCTTTTATAAAAGACACGCTAAAATGCACAGACACGACACTAAATCGTTTTATGATGGATGATATTGCAATTTCTGAAGGAAAACAAAATGTTACGACTGCTGAAGAGATGATCAAAATGCTTCATTACATTACTCAGCATACAGACAGTGAGGAAATGATGGAGATTATGCGTAATCAACATTTAAATGATAAAGCCTCTATTTATAAATCATTCTATGAAGACACATTCACTTTTTATACAAAAACAGGTGAATATGGCAATGTCATTAATGACGTAGGAATTATACAACATGATGGTCATTATTATTTTTACAGCTTTTTATCAAACACAAATAACCCCGAAAAAGCGATTGATTTCTCTCACAATTTCGGGTCATATATGATTCAATCTATTTTAAAGCTTTGA
- the treP gene encoding PTS system trehalose-specific EIIBC component, translated as MAVNREDVKLIIDAIGGRDNVNAATHCVTRLRLVLNDESKVNKEALDKIDLVKGSFAANNQFQIVIGQGTVDEAYKIFQEETGVEESSKDDVKKATEQKMNPFQRLIKLLGDVFIPILPAIVTAGLLMGLNNVLTAPKLFGAKPLVEQFVWLADFANIINVIASTAFIFLPALIGWSAMRVFGGSPILGLVLGLILVHPQLASQYDLGGGKSDEIPVWHMFGLEIKQLNYQGQVLPVLIATWVLSLIEKFLAKRVHDSIKMLVVGPVALLITGFLAFIIIGPLALGLGTLITDGIKAVFESAGWLGGAVYGLFYAPLVITGLHHMFLAVDFQLMGSSLGGTYLWPIVAISNICQGSAAFGAWLIYRQRKMAKEQGLALTSGVSAFLGVTEPAMFGVNLPLKYPFFASIISSALLGAFVGANVVIGKVGVGGVPAIISIEREFWGVYGIATIIAMFLPAILTVILSRFAKEKAKEMVEE; from the coding sequence ATGGCTGTAAATAGAGAAGATGTAAAGCTAATTATCGATGCCATTGGGGGAAGAGATAATGTAAATGCTGCAACGCATTGTGTTACCCGCTTAAGACTCGTTTTAAATGATGAAAGTAAAGTGAACAAGGAAGCATTAGACAAAATTGATTTAGTTAAGGGGTCATTCGCAGCAAATAACCAATTTCAAATTGTTATTGGACAGGGAACGGTTGATGAAGCATATAAAATTTTTCAAGAAGAAACGGGCGTTGAAGAAAGTTCGAAAGACGATGTAAAAAAAGCTACAGAACAAAAAATGAATCCATTTCAACGATTAATTAAACTTTTAGGTGATGTATTTATTCCTATCTTGCCTGCAATCGTAACAGCAGGTTTGTTGATGGGTTTAAACAATGTATTAACAGCGCCGAAATTATTTGGTGCTAAACCACTTGTGGAGCAGTTTGTATGGTTAGCAGACTTTGCAAATATCATTAACGTTATTGCAAGTACTGCATTTATCTTCTTACCAGCATTAATTGGTTGGTCAGCAATGAGAGTATTTGGAGGTAGTCCAATACTAGGTTTAGTATTAGGATTAATTTTAGTGCATCCTCAACTTGCTTCTCAATATGACTTAGGTGGCGGTAAATCGGACGAAATTCCTGTTTGGCATATGTTTGGTTTAGAAATTAAACAGCTGAATTATCAAGGACAAGTGTTACCCGTATTAATTGCAACTTGGGTATTATCTTTAATTGAAAAATTCTTAGCAAAACGTGTTCATGATTCTATAAAAATGTTAGTTGTAGGACCTGTTGCATTATTAATCACTGGTTTCCTGGCATTTATCATAATTGGACCATTAGCTTTAGGATTAGGAACATTGATTACAGATGGTATTAAAGCAGTATTCGAAAGTGCTGGTTGGTTAGGTGGCGCAGTTTATGGTCTGTTCTATGCACCACTTGTAATTACAGGTTTACATCATATGTTCTTAGCTGTAGACTTCCAGTTGATGGGAAGTAGTCTTGGTGGAACTTACTTGTGGCCGATCGTTGCAATTTCTAATATTTGTCAAGGTTCAGCAGCATTCGGCGCTTGGTTGATTTATAGACAACGTAAAATGGCGAAAGAACAAGGCTTAGCATTGACGTCAGGTGTTTCAGCGTTCTTAGGTGTAACAGAGCCAGCAATGTTCGGTGTCAACTTACCACTTAAATATCCATTCTTTGCATCTATTATTTCTTCAGCGTTATTAGGAGCGTTTGTTGGAGCAAATGTCGTAATAGGTAAAGTTGGTGTCGGTGGTGTACCGGCAATCATTTCTATTGAACGTGAATTCTGGGGTGTGTATGGTATAGCAACAATTATAGCGATGTTTTTACCAGCTATTTTAACCGTTATTTTATCAAGATTTGCTAAAGAAAAAGCTAAAGAAATGGTTGAAGAATAA
- a CDS encoding YbaB/EbfC family nucleoid-associated protein codes for MRGGGNMQQMMKQMQKMQKKMAEEQEKLKEEKIEGTAGGGMVTVVVSGHKEILDVVIKEDVVDPEDIEMLQDLVLAATNDALAKADQVTADRLGKHTQGLNIPGMM; via the coding sequence ATGCGCGGTGGCGGAAATATGCAACAAATGATGAAACAAATGCAAAAAATGCAAAAGAAAATGGCTGAGGAACAAGAGAAGCTAAAAGAAGAAAAAATTGAAGGTACAGCAGGTGGCGGTATGGTTACTGTTGTCGTTTCAGGACATAAAGAAATATTAGATGTAGTTATTAAAGAAGACGTAGTAGATCCTGAAGATATCGAAATGCTTCAAGATTTAGTATTAGCAGCTACTAATGACGCTTTAGCGAAAGCAGACCAAGTTACTGCTGATCGTTTAGGTAAACATACACAAGGTCTTAACATCCCTGGAATGATGTAA
- a CDS encoding N-acetyltransferase, producing the protein MTQLFIGTIGESEYELAKEVVEKAFLDVEFSNGREHELIGKIRKSLTYNAELEVVAKTEGGKILGHAMMSEVTIQSEDDENVVLALAPVSVLPEVQNKGIGKALIKALEYRAYENGYLGVVVLGYEKYYKNLDYHKASDFDIYPSFEVPDENFMFKYLWDHPTKEVKGTVHYPEAFNDLN; encoded by the coding sequence ATGACGCAACTGTTTATAGGTACCATTGGGGAATCGGAATATGAACTTGCTAAAGAAGTTGTTGAGAAGGCGTTTTTAGATGTTGAATTTTCAAACGGTAGAGAACATGAATTAATCGGCAAAATCAGAAAGTCTCTTACATATAATGCCGAGCTAGAAGTAGTGGCTAAGACTGAAGGTGGCAAAATTCTCGGGCATGCTATGATGTCTGAGGTAACCATTCAATCAGAAGACGATGAAAATGTTGTATTAGCATTGGCACCTGTTTCTGTACTACCTGAAGTTCAAAATAAAGGTATCGGAAAAGCATTGATTAAAGCTTTAGAATACCGTGCTTATGAAAATGGCTATTTAGGTGTTGTTGTACTTGGATATGAAAAATATTATAAAAATTTAGACTATCATAAAGCTTCAGACTTCGATATTTATCCATCTTTTGAAGTACCTGATGAAAATTTCATGTTTAAATATTTATGGGACCACCCTACAAAAGAAGTTAAAGGAACGGTACATTATCCAGAAGCTTTCAATGATTTAAACTAA
- a CDS encoding patatin family protein encodes MITQPAHILHVAGCFHSSKQTEKSVNMIKDTGLILEGGGMRSMYTAGVLDFFIKKDLFFEYNIGVSAGASMAASYLSREYRRNHRVTTKYIKDKRYISLSNYFKRKELFGMDFVYHYIPTYLEPFDFEKFDQAEERFVIVTTDCETGEAVYFDKEEMKGTLLTALQATSSLPLMANPVQYKGHVLLDGGVVDPIPLNKSIEEGFKKNVLILTRPKDYRKKQGKFSRIFRLRAYPKVNHLMAVRYKQYNKTLEWIDEEEEKGNLFVIRPTDSLSVDRIEKNPKQLDALYKRGYEDAESLYDKLKEYVEK; translated from the coding sequence ATGATTACACAACCTGCTCACATATTACATGTAGCAGGTTGCTTTCATTCAAGTAAACAAACAGAAAAGAGTGTAAATATGATAAAAGATACAGGCTTAATATTAGAAGGCGGCGGAATGAGAAGTATGTACACAGCGGGAGTACTAGACTTCTTTATTAAAAAGGATTTGTTCTTTGAATATAATATTGGTGTTTCAGCAGGGGCATCAATGGCAGCTAGTTACCTTTCTAGAGAATATCGCCGTAACCATCGCGTAACGACGAAATATATTAAAGATAAAAGATATATTTCTCTTTCTAATTATTTCAAAAGAAAAGAATTGTTTGGTATGGACTTCGTTTATCATTACATTCCAACTTATTTAGAACCTTTTGATTTCGAAAAATTTGATCAAGCTGAAGAAAGATTTGTTATTGTAACAACTGATTGCGAAACTGGAGAAGCGGTTTATTTTGATAAGGAAGAAATGAAAGGGACGTTATTAACAGCTTTACAAGCAACGAGTTCACTTCCATTAATGGCTAATCCAGTTCAATATAAAGGTCATGTGTTATTAGATGGAGGAGTAGTGGATCCTATTCCATTAAATAAATCTATAGAAGAAGGCTTCAAGAAAAACGTTCTTATATTAACTAGACCTAAAGACTATCGTAAAAAACAAGGTAAATTCTCTAGAATATTTAGATTGAGAGCATATCCTAAAGTTAATCATTTAATGGCTGTTAGATATAAGCAGTATAATAAAACTTTAGAATGGATTGATGAAGAAGAGGAAAAAGGAAATCTTTTCGTTATTAGACCTACTGATTCGTTATCAGTTGATAGAATAGAGAAAAATCCTAAACAATTAGATGCTTTATACAAACGTGGCTACGAAGATGCTGAAAGTTTATACGATAAATTGAAAGAATATGTTGAGAAATAA
- the dnaX gene encoding DNA polymerase III subunit gamma/tau encodes MNYQALYRMYRPQSFSDVVGQKHVTKTLRNAIQKEKQSHAYLFNGPRGTGKTSIAKIFAKAINCTENTNGEPCNECAICKGITQGTNSDVIEIDAASNNGVDEIRNIRDKVKYAPSESKFKVYIIDEVHMLTTGAFNALLKTLEEPPSHAIFILATTEPHKIPPTIISRCQRFDFKAIHAGEIEDRLAFVADEQDISYEQEALAFVAQVSEGGMRDALSIMDQAIAFGDGHLSLEHALNVTGSVDKEALNTLFGDIVAKDIKQAFTKYHEFIANGKEVNRLVNDMIYFIRDAIVDKTTDQDDEQHALHHIDLNTMYKMIDCINDTLVSMRFAINQNVHIEILIVKLTELISKGSNQDNQSVQRNQAPSSDVENKIKQLETQINQLSQGGVQQKAKPTENKASVSRKQSKHVFSIRQIERVLDHANRDDLNLLKEKWKEVIESVKEKEQRALVSLLLNSEPVAASEDHVLVKFDEDIHCEIVNKNDEKRNHIESIVCEIVDKNVKVVGVPNSQWLQVRQQYIQSKKANPTQTDAEKAEEKPEEADVVKKAQELFGEDTVHVTDE; translated from the coding sequence TTGAATTATCAGGCTTTGTATCGAATGTATAGACCACAGTCATTTTCAGATGTTGTAGGTCAAAAACATGTCACAAAAACATTAAGAAATGCAATCCAAAAAGAAAAGCAGTCACACGCTTACTTATTTAATGGCCCACGCGGAACAGGGAAGACGAGTATTGCCAAAATTTTTGCTAAAGCGATTAATTGCACAGAGAACACAAATGGTGAACCTTGTAACGAGTGTGCGATTTGTAAAGGGATTACGCAAGGAACGAATTCAGATGTTATTGAAATAGATGCTGCAAGTAACAACGGTGTAGATGAAATTCGTAATATTAGAGACAAAGTGAAATATGCCCCAAGTGAATCGAAATTTAAAGTGTATATAATAGATGAAGTTCACATGTTAACGACGGGAGCGTTTAACGCACTTTTAAAAACATTAGAAGAACCACCTAGTCATGCCATTTTTATATTAGCGACGACAGAACCTCATAAGATCCCGCCTACTATTATTTCGAGATGTCAAAGGTTTGATTTTAAAGCTATCCATGCAGGCGAAATAGAAGATAGATTAGCATTTGTAGCTGATGAGCAAGATATAAGCTATGAACAAGAAGCATTAGCATTTGTAGCTCAAGTATCAGAAGGCGGAATGCGTGATGCTTTAAGTATAATGGACCAAGCCATTGCTTTTGGTGACGGCCATTTATCACTTGAACATGCTTTGAATGTAACGGGCAGTGTGGATAAAGAAGCTTTGAATACATTGTTCGGCGATATAGTTGCTAAAGATATTAAGCAAGCTTTTACAAAATATCACGAGTTTATAGCGAACGGGAAAGAAGTGAATAGACTCGTAAACGATATGATTTATTTTATAAGAGATGCAATTGTCGATAAAACGACGGATCAAGATGATGAACAACATGCATTACATCATATAGATTTAAATACGATGTACAAAATGATCGATTGTATTAATGACACGTTAGTTTCAATGAGATTTGCAATAAACCAAAATGTTCATATTGAGATTTTGATTGTTAAACTGACAGAGTTAATTTCAAAAGGGTCTAATCAAGACAATCAAAGCGTGCAGCGTAATCAGGCACCTTCAAGTGATGTTGAAAATAAAATTAAACAACTTGAAACTCAAATTAATCAACTTTCTCAAGGTGGCGTTCAGCAAAAAGCAAAACCAACTGAAAATAAAGCGAGCGTTTCTAGAAAACAATCAAAACATGTTTTCTCCATTAGACAAATAGAACGTGTCCTTGATCATGCCAACCGTGATGATTTGAATTTACTGAAAGAAAAATGGAAAGAAGTCATTGAATCAGTAAAAGAGAAGGAACAACGCGCTTTAGTGAGTTTACTGTTGAATTCAGAACCTGTAGCAGCTAGTGAAGACCATGTACTTGTGAAATTCGACGAAGATATTCATTGTGAAATCGTGAATAAAAACGACGAAAAGAGAAATCATATCGAATCTATTGTTTGTGAAATTGTAGATAAGAATGTAAAAGTCGTAGGTGTACCTAATTCACAATGGTTGCAAGTGAGACAACAATATATTCAGTCAAAAAAAGCAAATCCAACACAAACTGATGCTGAAAAGGCCGAGGAAAAACCGGAAGAAGCGGATGTTGTTAAGAAAGCACAAGAATTGTTTGGTGAAGATACTGTACATGTAACTGATGAGTAA
- a CDS encoding C40 family peptidase → MKKYCRVNVGTIWRDRDKARDIDRDGIMYPANIQRWLLELNLEQKLSFTEDSRIDTQVLYGEAVEVIEERDGWSYVMCLEQPSKSHPKGYPGFIPSNQISDMKSYESQQKLRVKVPKTTLFNADFTTKQILSFNTMLPVLKLGEQFVEVDTPEGLGLISVQDVELSDEFGTFKKGSMDGVIQNAKLFIDLPYLWGGMSSYGYDCSGLCFHMYKSQNFHIPRDADEQYEFMTDVSIDTNSFEKGDLLFFSKPEDNGFLSHVGIYMGEDMMIHAPHTPRSIEIVKLSGSYYQKILVKAARLSKL, encoded by the coding sequence ATGAAAAAATATTGCAGAGTAAATGTTGGGACGATATGGCGAGATAGAGATAAAGCAAGAGATATCGATAGAGATGGTATCATGTACCCTGCTAACATACAACGATGGTTATTGGAGCTCAACTTAGAACAAAAGCTATCCTTTACTGAAGATAGCCGTATCGATACGCAAGTACTATATGGTGAAGCAGTTGAAGTGATAGAGGAACGAGATGGGTGGAGCTATGTTATGTGTTTAGAACAACCTTCTAAATCACATCCTAAAGGTTATCCAGGATTTATTCCTTCAAATCAAATAAGTGACATGAAATCTTATGAATCTCAACAAAAATTACGTGTTAAAGTGCCAAAAACAACTTTATTTAATGCAGATTTTACAACAAAACAAATATTATCATTTAATACGATGCTTCCCGTCTTAAAGTTAGGTGAGCAATTTGTGGAAGTAGATACGCCAGAAGGACTGGGACTCATTAGTGTGCAAGATGTTGAATTAAGCGATGAATTTGGAACTTTCAAGAAAGGTTCAATGGACGGCGTTATACAAAACGCTAAATTGTTTATAGATTTACCATATTTATGGGGAGGCATGTCTAGCTATGGCTATGATTGTTCAGGATTATGTTTCCATATGTATAAAAGTCAAAACTTCCATATACCAAGAGATGCAGATGAGCAATATGAGTTTATGACCGATGTCTCAATTGATACGAATTCGTTTGAAAAAGGCGATTTACTTTTCTTTAGTAAACCAGAAGATAATGGATTTTTATCACATGTTGGTATATATATGGGGGAGGACATGATGATTCATGCTCCCCATACACCAAGAAGTATTGAAATTGTGAAATTAAGTGGCAGCTATTATCAAAAGATTTTAGTTAAAGCTGCAAGACTTTCAAAGCTTTAA
- the treR gene encoding trehalose operon repressor, translated as MNKYMKIYQSIYNKILNGEYAHLQQLPSENELTKIYSTSRETVRKALNLLQEKGYIQKLRGKGSVVIYENIIQFPISEMISFQEINQKLGLDYDTNVEIFEAVYAEEVPIVKHALELKDDDKVWHVIRTRKKNQKVHIMDEDYFVCEVVPKLTKDIASKSIYQYIEQEMNVEISYSNKSITFEQMTENEEKYFGKLDPPFTATVRGIVHLNNAKRFQYNISRHIATEFKFVDFSRRLISNSMN; from the coding sequence ATGAACAAGTATATGAAAATCTATCAATCCATTTATAATAAAATTTTAAATGGAGAATATGCTCATTTACAGCAACTGCCTTCTGAAAATGAATTAACAAAGATATATTCAACTTCAAGAGAAACTGTAAGGAAAGCTTTAAATTTATTGCAAGAGAAAGGTTATATTCAAAAATTGCGTGGAAAAGGATCAGTTGTCATATATGAAAATATTATTCAATTTCCTATTTCAGAAATGATTAGTTTCCAAGAAATTAATCAAAAGCTAGGTCTAGACTACGATACAAATGTAGAAATTTTTGAAGCGGTTTATGCTGAAGAAGTGCCGATTGTAAAACATGCATTAGAATTAAAGGACGATGATAAAGTGTGGCACGTGATAAGAACGAGAAAGAAAAATCAAAAAGTTCATATCATGGATGAAGATTATTTCGTTTGTGAAGTCGTACCTAAGCTCACAAAAGATATAGCTTCGAAATCTATTTATCAATATATAGAACAAGAAATGAATGTAGAGATTAGTTACTCAAACAAATCTATTACATTTGAACAAATGACTGAAAACGAAGAAAAATACTTTGGTAAACTAGATCCACCATTTACAGCAACCGTTAGAGGGATTGTTCACTTAAATAATGCTAAACGATTCCAGTACAATATTTCTAGACATATCGCAACCGAATTTAAATTTGTAGATTTTTCAAGAAGATTGATTAGCAATTCTATGAATTAG